In a genomic window of Polyodon spathula isolate WHYD16114869_AA chromosome 21, ASM1765450v1, whole genome shotgun sequence:
- the LOC121296667 gene encoding uncharacterized protein LOC121296667 — translation MSEEHETSVLNISAELSILTLDRMTEQCTEEEAVHPRKRPRVSQSDSEDDVLNEVLSDLGDSPKRRCFKVKEDDYQNLEPSELIKSPLKHCLHKMKRAKLDTPAIPSVILRVVARGRQKQCDLKDDSNDADCLHPVQCSTPLVQHVNSGSVPSVSQGWRADLDSAPDLIFSTPSVGRIVGKGQLVESVLQPVLETPSKHERGEDFGEIPGAPDSAVELGPVGTGRFSFRSVLEKFEFRSEPGTPSSCSFRPCSLFTSTRAIQEKLLNNTFPSTFKEGLLRKERREELSLLRAQYKKDNLWLRENGAGSGFLETSSLVIPQANRVTKRIKRNLWPPSPKEAVAESEDSGIGQEMHSSLTEERVAAV, via the exons ATGTCAGAGGAACACGAAACTAGCGTCTTAAATATTTCTGCAGAATTAAGTATT TTGACTTTAGACAGGATGACTGAGCAATGTACTGAGGAGGAAGCAGTGCACCCACGGAAGAGACCAAGAGTGTCGCAGTCCGACAGTGAGGATGACGTTCTAAACGAGGTGTTATCCG ATTTGGGGGACTCCCCAAAGAGGCGTTGTTTTAAGGTAAAGGAGGATGATTACCAGAATCTGGAACCCAGTGAGCTGATTAAGTCTCCACTCAAACACTGCCTCCACAAAATGAAGAGAGCCAAGCTAGATACCCCGGCTATTCCCTCTGTCATACTCCGGGTGGTCGCTCGGGGGAGGCAGAAGCAGTGCGACTTGAAAG ATGACAGTAATGATGCAGACTGCCTCCACCCTGTACAGTGCTCCACCCCTTTGGTCCAGCATGTGAACTCTGGGTCTGTACCTAGTGTCTCCCAGGGCTGGCGGGCTGATTTAGACTCTGCACCGGACCTGATTTTCAGCACCCCATCAGTTGGGCGCATTGTTGGAAAGGGCCAGTTGGTGGAGAGCGTGCTGCAGCCTGTGTTGGAGACTCCCTCCAAACATGAAAGGGGTGAG GATTTTGGAGAGATTCCAGGTGCCCCTGACTCTGCAGTAGAACTCGGACCTGTAGGAACAG GCCGCTTTTCATTCCGCTCTGTGCTGGAGAAGTTTGAGTTCAGATCTGAACCGGGTACTCCCTCGTCTTGCTCCTTTAGACCCTGTTCCCTTTTCACCTCAACCCGGGCAATCCAGGAGAAACTGCTCAACAACACTTTCCCCAGCACATTCAAGGAGGGCCTCCTTCGCAAG GAGCGGAGGGAGGAACTTTCTTTGCTGAGGGCACAATACAAAAAGGACAATCTCTGGCTCCGAGAGAATGGGGCTGGGTCTGGCTTTTTGGAGACCTCTTCTTTG GTTATCCCACAGGCAAACCGGGTGACAAAACGGATCAAGCGAAACCTATGGCCACCTAGTCCCAAAGAAGCCGTGGCAGAG TCAGAAGATTCTGGGATTGGACAAGAGATGCACTCCAGCCTGACTGAGGAGAGGGTGGCAGCAGTGTGA
- the LOC121295977 gene encoding anillin-like isoform X2, with amino-acid sequence MDPFVEKIVARTHARQLALDKRVAEQIGQEKMGMIRQPMKRLREPLSESDDNKEEIHSVSQDSSKRCCYEVLGDENLNPKEKMPSPSKSCRRFAEMEVKPDTPALISVKTRMNKLATRRKQWDSQVVVFVSDGDDHADWPSPVDSSSHTPATLQVKLVSKPIISKGRMGRLADLASAIGSWEDDVSTPSKKCTTGKELLVESVVQPVLESPCKHEDCEDIQGLPDEGNEDSELQLQHGVTDSNAFRSALEKFELNSRQGELSPASHRPRSLSSSTRAIQERLLNDTTPSLSMASRLRKEREEELSLVRMQPNKDNLWLRENGAGSGFRETIGTEESEIGKRETLDSSKYHLNQYVDKVEVSSIEVKLRSFSSESLLISEDGGEVEKEEPTENGSRSLKVTFAPETVIHLPCVELDSQESKMEEVDTVLGAELSSQEEEMNSSEVIDQIFEGLLDDDEEVEETEKDVEMKMKVTEIESREGSMETQPESKEESLETEKIVISEQDQQERNMLTEMKSEEWNNVDEKEDELTIPTSILSPLAKSVEAVVTPMRLVLHDLAEPIPFFQDLGQESDAHPAEETAPMYSVDAYRTLRRSAAYQSVTPVNRRKAVERALGSRSLNVKEKIKMLNGEIGTLQTIIQQASQALKCCTDEEHGRGSLEEAEAEKLLLVSSEKRLSLLSELSRLKSMGSQQQGTEPSTKEPCRGTLSISNLRLPLKVEFVCSALSKTGKPSHYFFVLIRYGSSNIVSTPLATAIDAQKGDTIFFPTSITLKDICSNFEIDVEVYSLAKMGHSLTIEKRRPSKSKVTPKKLLTSMTKSSNNSPAANIPVVTNAVRTSNFSLVGSHKITLASLGRNKFPLDKVPFLSPLEGNIHLHLECQIHSSIEHKGFLTMFEDVHGFGAWHRRWFSFNGKCISYWNYPDDEGSKEAIGCIDLTSCTSKEVESVKRDSCARPNTFELITARPQQKENRKMVSQVHNTVFFKSWFSADTKEERAEWMEKLNQALLDWRTWQPVLSDQHLHQGGQDVSISSSQESVL; translated from the exons ATGGACCCCTTTGTTGAG AAAATTGTGGCGCGCACACATGCCCGGCAGTTGGCTTTAGACAAGAGGGTGGCAGAGCAAATTGGACAAGAGAAGATGGGAATGATCCGGCAGCCAATGAAGAGACTGAGAGAGCCGCTGTCGGAGAGTGATGACAATAAGGAGGAGATACACTCCG TATCCCAGGACTCCTCAAAGAGGTGCTGTTATGAAGTCTTGGGAGATGAGAACCTGAACCCTAAGGAGAAGATGCCATCACCCTCCAAGTCCTGTCGCCGCTTTGCAGAGATGGAAGTGAAACCAGACACCCCGGCCTTAATCTCTGTCAAGACACGCATGAACAAACTTGCCACTCGGCGCAAGCAGTGGGACTCTCAAG ttgttgtgtttgtttcagatgGTGATGATCATGCTGATTGGCCCTCCCCTGTAGACTCCTCGAGTCACACCCCTGCGACACTGCAGGTGAAGTTAGTTTCTAAGCCTATCATTTCCAAGGGACGAATGGGCCGGCTGGCTGACCTGGCCTCTGCTATTGGCTCATGGGAGGATGACGTCAGCACCCCATCAAAAAAGTGTACCACTGGAAAGGAACTCCTGGTGGAAAGTGTGGTGCAACCAGTGCTGGAGTCTCCATGCAAACATGAA GATTGtgaggatattcaaggcctcccTGATGAGGGAAATGAGGATTCTGAACTCCAACTCCAACATGGTGTGACAG ATAGCAATGCATTTCGTTCGGCGCTTGAGAAGTTTGAGTTAAATTCGAGGCAGGGGGAGCTTTCGCCTGCGTCCCACAGACCCCGTTCACTCTCCTCCTCAACCCGTGCAATCCAAGAGAGACTGCTCAATGACACTACTCCCAGCCTATCCATGGCAAGCCGCCTCCGCAAG GAACGGGAAGAGGAGCTTTCTTTGGTGAGGATGCAGCCTAACAAAGATAATCTCTGGCTCAGAGAGAATGGTGCTGGGTCTGGCTTCAGGGAGACTATTGGG ACTGAAGAATCTGAGATTGGAAAACGGGAAACTCTGGATAGCAGCAAGTACCACTTGAACCAGTATGTGGACAAGGTGGAGGTGTCTTCCATCGAGGTGAAACTCCGTTCGTTTTCCAGTGAAAGTCTCCTAATTTCAGAAGATGGAG GTGAAGTCGAAAAAGAGGAACCGACTGAAAATGGATCTCGGTCACTCAAAGTGACCTTCGCCCCGGAAACGGTTATACACTTGCCATGTGTTGAGTTGGATAGTCAGGAGAGCAAGATGGAAGAAGTTGACACAG TTTTAGGAGCAGAATTATCTTCCCAGGAGGAGGAGATGAACAGCTCTGAGGTAATCGATCAGATTTTTGAGGGACTGTTGGATGACGACGAGGAAGTGGAGGAGACAGAGAAGGATGTTGAGATGAAGATGAAAGTCACAGAGATTGAAAGTAGAGAGGGCAGCATGGAAACCCAGCCAGAAAGTAAGGAGGAAAGTCTGGAAACTGAGAAGATTGTGATATCGGAGCAAGACCAGCAAGAAAGGAACATGTTAACAGAAATGAAGAGTGAAGAATGGAATAATGTGGATGAGAAAGAAGATGAGCTAACTATTCCTACCTCCATTCTTTCTCCTCTTGCTAAATCTGTGGAGGCTGTAGTCACACCAATG AGGCTGGTGCTGCATGACCTGGCTGAACCCATACCATTTTTCCAGGACCTCGGCCAAGAAAGTGATGCCCACCCAGCAGAGGAGACTGCACCCATGTACAG TGTTGATGCCTACCGAACCTTGCGGCGCAGTGCTGCGTACCAGAGTGTGACCCCTGTGAACCGGAGGAAGGCTGTCGAACGGGCCTTGGGCAGTCGGTCTTTGAATGTGAAGGAGAAGATTAAG ATGCTGAATGGAGAGATTGGCACCCTCCAGACCATCATCCAGCAGGCAAGCCAGGCCCTGAAATGCTGCACTGATGAGGAGCACGGGAGGGGCTCTCTGGAGGAGGCCGAAGCTGAGAAACTTCTGCTGGTGTCCT CGGAGAAGCGCCTGTCCCTTCTGTCTGAGCTGAGCCGTCTGAAGAGCATGGGTTCGCAGCAGCAAGGGACAGAGCCCAGCACCAAGGAGCCCTGCAGGGGAACCCTCTCCATCTCTAACCTGCGTCTGCCCCTGAAGGTGGAGTTTgtctgctctgcactctccaagACAG GAAAGCCAAGCCACTATTTCTTTGTTCTGATCCGTTACGGATCCAGTAACATAGTCTCCACCCCTCTGGCCACAGCTATTGATGCACAGAAGGGAGACACAATTTTCTTTCCCACCTCCATCACTTT GAAAGACATTTGCTCCAACTTTGAAATTGATGTAGAGGTCTACAGCCTG gccAAGATGGGGCATTCccttacaattgaaaaaagacGACCTTCAAAATCCAAG GTTACCCCCAAGAAGCTGCTCACATCTATGACT AAATCCAGTAATAACTCGCCAG CGGCCAACATCCCTGTGGTGACGAACGCAGTTCGGACTAGTAACTTCTCATTAGTGGGATCACACAAAATCACACTGGCCTCCCTGGGCAGGAACAAGTTCCCCTTGGATAAG GTTCCGTTTCTGTCGCCACTCGAAGGAAACATCCACTTGCATCTGGAATGCCAAATCCACTCCTCCATTGAGCACAAGGGCTTCCTG ACCATGTTCGAAGATGTCCATGGATTTGGAGCGTGGCACCGCCGCTGGTTCTCTTTCAATGGGAAATGCATTTCCTACTGGAATTACCCTGATGATGAAGGTAGCAAG GAGGCAATAGGGTGCATTGACCTGACCAGCTGCACCAGCAAGGAGGTGGAGTCTGTGAAAAGAGATTCTTGTGCAAGACCAAATACTTTTGAGCTGATCACCGCTAGACCGCAGCAGAAGGAGAACCGAAAGATGGTCAGCCAAGTTCACAACACTGTTTTCTTCAA GAGCTGGTTTTCTGCTGACACCAAGGAAGAGCGTGCAGAGTGGATGGAGAAGCTAAACCAAGCCCTGTTGGACTGGAGGACATGGCAGCCTGTTCTATCAGATCAGCACCTCCACCAGGGAGGACAAGATGTTTCCATAAGCAGCAGCCAGGAGAGTGTTTTATAA
- the LOC121295977 gene encoding anillin-like isoform X3 encodes MDPFVEKIVARTHARQLALDKRVAEQIGQEKMGMIRQPMKRLREPLSESDDNKEEIHSVSQDSSKRCCYEVLGDENLNPKEKMPSPSKSCRRFAEMEVKPDTPALISVKTRMNKLATRRKQWDSQVVVFVSDGDDHADWPSPVDSSSHTPATLQVKLVSKPIISKGRMGRLADLASAIGSWEDDVSTPSKKCTTGKELLVESVVQPVLESPCKHEDCEDIQGLPDEGNEDSELQLQHGVTDSNAFRSALEKFELNSRQGELSPASHRPRSLSSSTRAIQERLLNDTTPSLSMASRLRKEREEELSLVRMQPNKDNLWLRENGAGSGFRETIGTEESEIGKRETLDSSKYHLNQYVDKVEVSSIEVKLRSFSSESLLISEDGGEVEKEEPTENGSRSLKVTFAPETVIHLPCVELDSQESKMEEVDTVLGAELSSQEEEMNSSEVIDQIFEGLLDDDEEVEETEKDVEMKMKVTEIESREGSMETQPESKEESLETEKIVISEQDQQERNMLTEMKSEEWNNVDEKEDELTIPTSILSPLAKSVEAVVTPMRLVLHDLAEPIPFFQDLGQESDAHPAEETAPMYSVDAYRTLRRSAAYQSVTPVNRRKAVERALGSRSLNVKEKIKMLNGEIGTLQTIIQQASQALKCCTDEEHGRGSLEEAEAEKLLLVSSEKRLSLLSELSRLKSMGSQQQGTEPSTKEPCRGTLSISNLRLPLKVEFVCSALSKTGKPSHYFFVLIRYGSSNIVSTPLATAIDAQKGDTIFFPTSITLKDICSNFEIDVEVYSLAKMGHSLTIEKRRPSKSKVTPKKLLTSMTKSSNNSPAANIPVVTNAVRTSNFSLVGSHKITLASLGRNKFPLDKIKFDGKVRQLLGDEFQEKVPFLSPLEGNIHLHLECQIHSSIEHKGFLTMFEDVHGFGAWHRRWFSFNGKCISYWNYPDDEGSKEAIGCIDLTSCTSKEVESVKRDSCARPNTFELITARPQQKENRKMVSQVHNTVFFKSWFSADTKEERAEWMEKLNQALLDWRTWQPVLSDQHLHQGGQDVSISSSQESVL; translated from the exons ATGGACCCCTTTGTTGAG AAAATTGTGGCGCGCACACATGCCCGGCAGTTGGCTTTAGACAAGAGGGTGGCAGAGCAAATTGGACAAGAGAAGATGGGAATGATCCGGCAGCCAATGAAGAGACTGAGAGAGCCGCTGTCGGAGAGTGATGACAATAAGGAGGAGATACACTCCG TATCCCAGGACTCCTCAAAGAGGTGCTGTTATGAAGTCTTGGGAGATGAGAACCTGAACCCTAAGGAGAAGATGCCATCACCCTCCAAGTCCTGTCGCCGCTTTGCAGAGATGGAAGTGAAACCAGACACCCCGGCCTTAATCTCTGTCAAGACACGCATGAACAAACTTGCCACTCGGCGCAAGCAGTGGGACTCTCAAG ttgttgtgtttgtttcagatgGTGATGATCATGCTGATTGGCCCTCCCCTGTAGACTCCTCGAGTCACACCCCTGCGACACTGCAGGTGAAGTTAGTTTCTAAGCCTATCATTTCCAAGGGACGAATGGGCCGGCTGGCTGACCTGGCCTCTGCTATTGGCTCATGGGAGGATGACGTCAGCACCCCATCAAAAAAGTGTACCACTGGAAAGGAACTCCTGGTGGAAAGTGTGGTGCAACCAGTGCTGGAGTCTCCATGCAAACATGAA GATTGtgaggatattcaaggcctcccTGATGAGGGAAATGAGGATTCTGAACTCCAACTCCAACATGGTGTGACAG ATAGCAATGCATTTCGTTCGGCGCTTGAGAAGTTTGAGTTAAATTCGAGGCAGGGGGAGCTTTCGCCTGCGTCCCACAGACCCCGTTCACTCTCCTCCTCAACCCGTGCAATCCAAGAGAGACTGCTCAATGACACTACTCCCAGCCTATCCATGGCAAGCCGCCTCCGCAAG GAACGGGAAGAGGAGCTTTCTTTGGTGAGGATGCAGCCTAACAAAGATAATCTCTGGCTCAGAGAGAATGGTGCTGGGTCTGGCTTCAGGGAGACTATTGGG ACTGAAGAATCTGAGATTGGAAAACGGGAAACTCTGGATAGCAGCAAGTACCACTTGAACCAGTATGTGGACAAGGTGGAGGTGTCTTCCATCGAGGTGAAACTCCGTTCGTTTTCCAGTGAAAGTCTCCTAATTTCAGAAGATGGAG GTGAAGTCGAAAAAGAGGAACCGACTGAAAATGGATCTCGGTCACTCAAAGTGACCTTCGCCCCGGAAACGGTTATACACTTGCCATGTGTTGAGTTGGATAGTCAGGAGAGCAAGATGGAAGAAGTTGACACAG TTTTAGGAGCAGAATTATCTTCCCAGGAGGAGGAGATGAACAGCTCTGAGGTAATCGATCAGATTTTTGAGGGACTGTTGGATGACGACGAGGAAGTGGAGGAGACAGAGAAGGATGTTGAGATGAAGATGAAAGTCACAGAGATTGAAAGTAGAGAGGGCAGCATGGAAACCCAGCCAGAAAGTAAGGAGGAAAGTCTGGAAACTGAGAAGATTGTGATATCGGAGCAAGACCAGCAAGAAAGGAACATGTTAACAGAAATGAAGAGTGAAGAATGGAATAATGTGGATGAGAAAGAAGATGAGCTAACTATTCCTACCTCCATTCTTTCTCCTCTTGCTAAATCTGTGGAGGCTGTAGTCACACCAATG AGGCTGGTGCTGCATGACCTGGCTGAACCCATACCATTTTTCCAGGACCTCGGCCAAGAAAGTGATGCCCACCCAGCAGAGGAGACTGCACCCATGTACAG TGTTGATGCCTACCGAACCTTGCGGCGCAGTGCTGCGTACCAGAGTGTGACCCCTGTGAACCGGAGGAAGGCTGTCGAACGGGCCTTGGGCAGTCGGTCTTTGAATGTGAAGGAGAAGATTAAG ATGCTGAATGGAGAGATTGGCACCCTCCAGACCATCATCCAGCAGGCAAGCCAGGCCCTGAAATGCTGCACTGATGAGGAGCACGGGAGGGGCTCTCTGGAGGAGGCCGAAGCTGAGAAACTTCTGCTGGTGTCCT CGGAGAAGCGCCTGTCCCTTCTGTCTGAGCTGAGCCGTCTGAAGAGCATGGGTTCGCAGCAGCAAGGGACAGAGCCCAGCACCAAGGAGCCCTGCAGGGGAACCCTCTCCATCTCTAACCTGCGTCTGCCCCTGAAGGTGGAGTTTgtctgctctgcactctccaagACAG GAAAGCCAAGCCACTATTTCTTTGTTCTGATCCGTTACGGATCCAGTAACATAGTCTCCACCCCTCTGGCCACAGCTATTGATGCACAGAAGGGAGACACAATTTTCTTTCCCACCTCCATCACTTT GAAAGACATTTGCTCCAACTTTGAAATTGATGTAGAGGTCTACAGCCTG gccAAGATGGGGCATTCccttacaattgaaaaaagacGACCTTCAAAATCCAAG GTTACCCCCAAGAAGCTGCTCACATCTATGACT AAATCCAGTAATAACTCGCCAG CGGCCAACATCCCTGTGGTGACGAACGCAGTTCGGACTAGTAACTTCTCATTAGTGGGATCACACAAAATCACACTGGCCTCCCTGGGCAGGAACAAGTTCCCCTTGGATAAG ATAAAGTTTGATGGAAAAGTCAGGCAGCTGCTGGGAGATGAGTTTCAAGAAAAG GTTCCGTTTCTGTCGCCACTCGAAGGAAACATCCACTTGCATCTGGAATGCCAAATCCACTCCTCCATTGAGCACAAGGGCTTCCTG ACCATGTTCGAAGATGTCCATGGATTTGGAGCGTGGCACCGCCGCTGGTTCTCTTTCAATGGGAAATGCATTTCCTACTGGAATTACCCTGATGATGAAGGTAGCAAG GAGGCAATAGGGTGCATTGACCTGACCAGCTGCACCAGCAAGGAGGTGGAGTCTGTGAAAAGAGATTCTTGTGCAAGACCAAATACTTTTGAGCTGATCACCGCTAGACCGCAGCAGAAGGAGAACCGAAAGATGGTCAGCCAAGTTCACAACACTGTTTTCTTCAA GAGCTGGTTTTCTGCTGACACCAAGGAAGAGCGTGCAGAGTGGATGGAGAAGCTAAACCAAGCCCTGTTGGACTGGAGGACATGGCAGCCTGTTCTATCAGATCAGCACCTCCACCAGGGAGGACAAGATGTTTCCATAAGCAGCAGCCAGGAGAGTGTTTTATAA
- the LOC121295977 gene encoding anillin-like isoform X1 — translation MDPFVEKIVARTHARQLALDKRVAEQIGQEKMGMIRQPMKRLREPLSESDDNKEEIHSVSQDSSKRCCYEVLGDENLNPKEKMPSPSKSCRRFAEMEVKPDTPALISVKTRMNKLATRRKQWDSQDGDDHADWPSPVDSSSHTPATLQVKLVSKPIISKGRMGRLADLASAIGSWEDDVSTPSKKCTTGKELLVESVVQPVLESPCKHEDCEDIQGLPDEGNEDSELQLQHGVTDSNAFRSALEKFELNSRQGELSPASHRPRSLSSSTRAIQERLLNDTTPSLSMASRLRKEREEELSLVRMQPNKDNLWLRENGAGSGFRETIGTEESEIGKRETLDSSKYHLNQYVDKVEVSSIEVKLRSFSSESLLISEDGGEVEKEEPTENGSRSLKVTFAPETVIHLPCVELDSQESKMEEVDTVLGAELSSQEEEMNSSEVIDQIFEGLLDDDEEVEETEKDVEMKMKVTEIESREGSMETQPESKEESLETEKIVISEQDQQERNMLTEMKSEEWNNVDEKEDELTIPTSILSPLAKSVEAVVTPMRLVLHDLAEPIPFFQDLGQESDAHPAEETAPMYSVDAYRTLRRSAAYQSVTPVNRRKAVERALGSRSLNVKEKIKMLNGEIGTLQTIIQQASQALKCCTDEEHGRGSLEEAEAEKLLLVSSEKRLSLLSELSRLKSMGSQQQGTEPSTKEPCRGTLSISNLRLPLKVEFVCSALSKTGKPSHYFFVLIRYGSSNIVSTPLATAIDAQKGDTIFFPTSITLKDICSNFEIDVEVYSLAKMGHSLTIEKRRPSKSKVTPKKLLTSMTKSSNNSPAANIPVVTNAVRTSNFSLVGSHKITLASLGRNKFPLDKIKFDGKVRQLLGDEFQEKVPFLSPLEGNIHLHLECQIHSSIEHKGFLTMFEDVHGFGAWHRRWFSFNGKCISYWNYPDDEGSKEAIGCIDLTSCTSKEVESVKRDSCARPNTFELITARPQQKENRKMVSQVHNTVFFKSWFSADTKEERAEWMEKLNQALLDWRTWQPVLSDQHLHQGGQDVSISSSQESVL, via the exons ATGGACCCCTTTGTTGAG AAAATTGTGGCGCGCACACATGCCCGGCAGTTGGCTTTAGACAAGAGGGTGGCAGAGCAAATTGGACAAGAGAAGATGGGAATGATCCGGCAGCCAATGAAGAGACTGAGAGAGCCGCTGTCGGAGAGTGATGACAATAAGGAGGAGATACACTCCG TATCCCAGGACTCCTCAAAGAGGTGCTGTTATGAAGTCTTGGGAGATGAGAACCTGAACCCTAAGGAGAAGATGCCATCACCCTCCAAGTCCTGTCGCCGCTTTGCAGAGATGGAAGTGAAACCAGACACCCCGGCCTTAATCTCTGTCAAGACACGCATGAACAAACTTGCCACTCGGCGCAAGCAGTGGGACTCTCAAG atgGTGATGATCATGCTGATTGGCCCTCCCCTGTAGACTCCTCGAGTCACACCCCTGCGACACTGCAGGTGAAGTTAGTTTCTAAGCCTATCATTTCCAAGGGACGAATGGGCCGGCTGGCTGACCTGGCCTCTGCTATTGGCTCATGGGAGGATGACGTCAGCACCCCATCAAAAAAGTGTACCACTGGAAAGGAACTCCTGGTGGAAAGTGTGGTGCAACCAGTGCTGGAGTCTCCATGCAAACATGAA GATTGtgaggatattcaaggcctcccTGATGAGGGAAATGAGGATTCTGAACTCCAACTCCAACATGGTGTGACAG ATAGCAATGCATTTCGTTCGGCGCTTGAGAAGTTTGAGTTAAATTCGAGGCAGGGGGAGCTTTCGCCTGCGTCCCACAGACCCCGTTCACTCTCCTCCTCAACCCGTGCAATCCAAGAGAGACTGCTCAATGACACTACTCCCAGCCTATCCATGGCAAGCCGCCTCCGCAAG GAACGGGAAGAGGAGCTTTCTTTGGTGAGGATGCAGCCTAACAAAGATAATCTCTGGCTCAGAGAGAATGGTGCTGGGTCTGGCTTCAGGGAGACTATTGGG ACTGAAGAATCTGAGATTGGAAAACGGGAAACTCTGGATAGCAGCAAGTACCACTTGAACCAGTATGTGGACAAGGTGGAGGTGTCTTCCATCGAGGTGAAACTCCGTTCGTTTTCCAGTGAAAGTCTCCTAATTTCAGAAGATGGAG GTGAAGTCGAAAAAGAGGAACCGACTGAAAATGGATCTCGGTCACTCAAAGTGACCTTCGCCCCGGAAACGGTTATACACTTGCCATGTGTTGAGTTGGATAGTCAGGAGAGCAAGATGGAAGAAGTTGACACAG TTTTAGGAGCAGAATTATCTTCCCAGGAGGAGGAGATGAACAGCTCTGAGGTAATCGATCAGATTTTTGAGGGACTGTTGGATGACGACGAGGAAGTGGAGGAGACAGAGAAGGATGTTGAGATGAAGATGAAAGTCACAGAGATTGAAAGTAGAGAGGGCAGCATGGAAACCCAGCCAGAAAGTAAGGAGGAAAGTCTGGAAACTGAGAAGATTGTGATATCGGAGCAAGACCAGCAAGAAAGGAACATGTTAACAGAAATGAAGAGTGAAGAATGGAATAATGTGGATGAGAAAGAAGATGAGCTAACTATTCCTACCTCCATTCTTTCTCCTCTTGCTAAATCTGTGGAGGCTGTAGTCACACCAATG AGGCTGGTGCTGCATGACCTGGCTGAACCCATACCATTTTTCCAGGACCTCGGCCAAGAAAGTGATGCCCACCCAGCAGAGGAGACTGCACCCATGTACAG TGTTGATGCCTACCGAACCTTGCGGCGCAGTGCTGCGTACCAGAGTGTGACCCCTGTGAACCGGAGGAAGGCTGTCGAACGGGCCTTGGGCAGTCGGTCTTTGAATGTGAAGGAGAAGATTAAG ATGCTGAATGGAGAGATTGGCACCCTCCAGACCATCATCCAGCAGGCAAGCCAGGCCCTGAAATGCTGCACTGATGAGGAGCACGGGAGGGGCTCTCTGGAGGAGGCCGAAGCTGAGAAACTTCTGCTGGTGTCCT CGGAGAAGCGCCTGTCCCTTCTGTCTGAGCTGAGCCGTCTGAAGAGCATGGGTTCGCAGCAGCAAGGGACAGAGCCCAGCACCAAGGAGCCCTGCAGGGGAACCCTCTCCATCTCTAACCTGCGTCTGCCCCTGAAGGTGGAGTTTgtctgctctgcactctccaagACAG GAAAGCCAAGCCACTATTTCTTTGTTCTGATCCGTTACGGATCCAGTAACATAGTCTCCACCCCTCTGGCCACAGCTATTGATGCACAGAAGGGAGACACAATTTTCTTTCCCACCTCCATCACTTT GAAAGACATTTGCTCCAACTTTGAAATTGATGTAGAGGTCTACAGCCTG gccAAGATGGGGCATTCccttacaattgaaaaaagacGACCTTCAAAATCCAAG GTTACCCCCAAGAAGCTGCTCACATCTATGACT AAATCCAGTAATAACTCGCCAG CGGCCAACATCCCTGTGGTGACGAACGCAGTTCGGACTAGTAACTTCTCATTAGTGGGATCACACAAAATCACACTGGCCTCCCTGGGCAGGAACAAGTTCCCCTTGGATAAG ATAAAGTTTGATGGAAAAGTCAGGCAGCTGCTGGGAGATGAGTTTCAAGAAAAG GTTCCGTTTCTGTCGCCACTCGAAGGAAACATCCACTTGCATCTGGAATGCCAAATCCACTCCTCCATTGAGCACAAGGGCTTCCTG ACCATGTTCGAAGATGTCCATGGATTTGGAGCGTGGCACCGCCGCTGGTTCTCTTTCAATGGGAAATGCATTTCCTACTGGAATTACCCTGATGATGAAGGTAGCAAG GAGGCAATAGGGTGCATTGACCTGACCAGCTGCACCAGCAAGGAGGTGGAGTCTGTGAAAAGAGATTCTTGTGCAAGACCAAATACTTTTGAGCTGATCACCGCTAGACCGCAGCAGAAGGAGAACCGAAAGATGGTCAGCCAAGTTCACAACACTGTTTTCTTCAA GAGCTGGTTTTCTGCTGACACCAAGGAAGAGCGTGCAGAGTGGATGGAGAAGCTAAACCAAGCCCTGTTGGACTGGAGGACATGGCAGCCTGTTCTATCAGATCAGCACCTCCACCAGGGAGGACAAGATGTTTCCATAAGCAGCAGCCAGGAGAGTGTTTTATAA